The genome window CTCGACGAGACCGCGTTCCCCGCAGAGATCCGGGTCCGTCACCAGATACAGCGAGAGGTCCGCGATCACAGCGCATGCTCCTCGACGCGTGCCGCACCGCCGATGTCGTGCGGCTCCACGGATGCGAGCGCGTCGAGGAGCTCGACCGCGAAGCTGCCAGGTCCCGAGGCCCGTGCGGCGGCGCGTTCCGCAGCGATCGTGTACACCAGGCTCGCCGACGCGACGGCGGTCAGCGGATCGATCCCCGCGGTGCGGGCGGCCCCCAGGAAGGCGGCCATCACGGCGCCCAGTGCGCACCCGCCACCGGTGACCCTGGTGAGCAGCTCGTCGCCGTTCGCGATCCGCACGACGCGCCGCCCGTCGGTGATCAGGTCGACCGGCCCCGAGACGGCGACGACCGAGCCGTGACGGGCCGCGAGTGCGAGGGCGGCGTCGGAGGCGGCATCCGTGGTGTCGGTGGCATCGACCCCACGCCCTCCGGCGCTGAGTCCTGCGAGTGCGAGGATCTCGGACGCGTTCCCGCGGATCGCCGTGGGGCGCCGGGCGACGAGGTCGTGCGCGAGCGCGGTGCGCACGGGCAGCGAACCGATCGCGACCGGATCGAGCACCCAGGGAGTGCCGGAGGCTGCGGCACCGGCGACGGCTTCGAGGATCGCGGCCCGCTGCTCGGGGGTCGGAGTTCCGAGGTTGATCAGCACTCCGGACGCGACGCCCGCGAAGAGGCCCGCCTCGTCGACGATGTCGACCATCGCGGGTGCTGCCCCGAGAGCCAGCAGCACGTTGGCCGTGAAGCCCGTGACGACGGAATTGGTGATGCAGTGGGTCAGCGGTGGTGACTCACGGAGCGCGGACAGCAGCTCGGCGGCCGAGGCCACCAGGGTCGATTCGGATTCTGGACGCAGACGATCGCTCAATGCGACATCCCTTCGCTAGTACGAACTAGATCAGGTTCGACGGGTCTGTTCTCAGCCGCGGATGCGGCACCCCGTGTCACTGCTCGAAGTCTAGCGACGACCGGACATCACCCTCGCCGCTGCAGCAGGTCCATCTCGTCCACGCGGGTGAGCCCCGCGCGCCTGTCACGGTCGACCCCTCGCTCCTGCTCGTCGGCGACGACGGCCGCGACGGTCTCGTCGAGCGGGCGCAGGTTGCCGCCCGCGGCGCGATACCGGGCGTTGGTGCGGGTCATGAAGCCGGTCATCCCGGCGGGCAGCCAGAGGGGCAGCGAGCGCTCCCCCGCCCAGTACCCGACGCCGTTCTCGATCAGCCACTCGTCATCGGCCGTCACCGTGTCACCCCCGTGTGCGGCACTCCGTCGCACGGTCGCGAGCACCTCGGCGAGCGGATGCAGGTCGCCGATCGCGTTGACCACGCCCGTGGCATGCGTCGTGGCGACGAACTCCGACAGATCGTCGACGTCGATCACCTGCGCGCTGCGCCCCTCGGCATTCGGCAGCAGAACGGGCCCGTCGACCGCGCGCAGGAAGGCCGCAGCCCAGTATCCGAAGCGATCGCTCGGGTCGCCCTCGCCGACGATCAGCCCGGGGCGTGCGATCAGCGCTCGCTCACCGAGGGCACGCACGGCGTTCTCGGCCGCGACCTTCTGCGCGCCGTACTCGTACTCGTCACCCGGCTTCGCCGGTGCATGAACGGGAGCCGTCTCGTCGGCTCCCACCGTCGCGTCGTCGGAGTACACCGACATCGACGAGACATACGTCCAGCGGGCGGCCCGTTCCCCGAGCGCGGTCACCGCCGCCTCGACGTGGGCCGCATCCGATGAGACATCGATCACGTGGTCCCAGTCGCGACCCGTCACGGCGTCGTAGGCCGCAGGGTCCTCCCGGTCGGCCAGCACGAGGCTCGCCCCCTCGGGAGACGGGCGTCCTCCCCGTGCGAGGCACATCACGGTAGCCCCGTTCACCAGCATCCGCCGGGCGATCCGGCCCGACAGCCAACCCGTTCCGCCGAGGATCAGTACGTCTGTCATGCACCCATGCCATCAGCATCCGTGCACGAGCGGAAGGGTCTTCCGCTCAGGGCGGATGCCGTGCTCACGACCTGTGCAGGTCACCCAGCCCGGCAAGCACCGGCACCGTCCA of Microbacterium sp. LWH13-1.2 contains these proteins:
- the thiM gene encoding hydroxyethylthiazole kinase: MSDRLRPESESTLVASAAELLSALRESPPLTHCITNSVVTGFTANVLLALGAAPAMVDIVDEAGLFAGVASGVLINLGTPTPEQRAAILEAVAGAAASGTPWVLDPVAIGSLPVRTALAHDLVARRPTAIRGNASEILALAGLSAGGRGVDATDTTDAASDAALALAARHGSVVAVSGPVDLITDGRRVVRIANGDELLTRVTGGGCALGAVMAAFLGAARTAGIDPLTAVASASLVYTIAAERAAARASGPGSFAVELLDALASVEPHDIGGAARVEEHAL
- a CDS encoding NAD-dependent epimerase/dehydratase family protein gives rise to the protein MTDVLILGGTGWLSGRIARRMLVNGATVMCLARGGRPSPEGASLVLADREDPAAYDAVTGRDWDHVIDVSSDAAHVEAAVTALGERAARWTYVSSMSVYSDDATVGADETAPVHAPAKPGDEYEYGAQKVAAENAVRALGERALIARPGLIVGEGDPSDRFGYWAAAFLRAVDGPVLLPNAEGRSAQVIDVDDLSEFVATTHATGVVNAIGDLHPLAEVLATVRRSAAHGGDTVTADDEWLIENGVGYWAGERSLPLWLPAGMTGFMTRTNARYRAAGGNLRPLDETVAAVVADEQERGVDRDRRAGLTRVDEMDLLQRRG